The Cherax quadricarinatus isolate ZL_2023a chromosome 66, ASM3850222v1, whole genome shotgun sequence genome window below encodes:
- the LOC128704156 gene encoding uncharacterized protein, with the protein MAAFQTGEIAAFQTIEVSNEGSHAVAFPVDQEGRKEDVEFSNEATLLLIEGIRKRYAELSSNNRSRPQVYKELHEELTMHGYNFSQERIRRKWNNLLGTFKRVKKEFSPKKPPWEYYQILSDFLPPEASLTSLQGMTTAFTKVAPAVTTHNHRDVAPSSASSVLPQPSVTVHVPSPSLNKEIERGVKRQAMMEQYIEQLREKESYEDDYRKRKERRERMKIRALRKIGKELQTIAKTQCEILKKQDQILQAIKASKV; encoded by the exons ATGGCGGCCTTTCAAACTGGGGAGATAGCTGCCTTCCAGACCATTGAGGTGTCTAATGAAGGCAGCCACGCAGTAGCCTTCCCTGTGGACCAGGAGGGAAGGAAAG AGGATGTAGAGTTCAGTAACGAAGCTACTTTGCTACTGATTGAAGGCATCAGAAAACGCTATGCAGAGTTGTCTTCCAATAATCGATCTCGACCTCAGGTGTACAAAGAGTTGCATGAAGAACTGACTATGCATGGGTACAATTTCTCTCAAGAAAGAATTAGACGGAAGTGGAACAACCTTCTTGGAACGTTTAAAAGGGTCAAGAAGGAATTTTCTCCAAAGAAACCTCCCTGGGAATATTACCAG ATCCTCAGTGACTTCCTTCCCCCAGAAGCCAGCTTGACATCCCTTCAGGGAATGACAACAGCTTTTACAAAAGTTGCTCCAGCTGTAACCACTCACAATCACAGAGACGTCGCTCCGTCATCTGCATCTTCCGTCTTGCCTCAGCCTTCGGTGACTGTGCATGTGCCGTCTCCCTCCCTCAATAAGGAAATTGAACGAGGCGTAAAACGACAGGCAATGATGGAGCAGTACATTGAGCAGTTGAGAGAAAAGGAGAGCTATGAGGACGACTACAgaaaaaggaaagaaagaagagagagaatgaaaaTCAGAGCTCTAAGAAAGATTGGGAAAGAACTACAAACAATAGCAAAAACTCAGTGTGAAATACTCAAGAAACAGGATCAAATATTACAGGCTATAAAAGCATCAAAGGTTTGA